One genomic window of Streptomyces sp. NBC_01276 includes the following:
- a CDS encoding DUF4429 domain-containing protein, which yields MAEIIQKDGTWTFDGDAVRIVPGRDKGVGLLRQHLGEVVVPLRAVAGVSHEPGRKAGRLRLRLRDGADPLLQVTGGRLPEPSDPYLLTVEPDRTGVAEYFVDELRNALLLDQVDPGPSDAYLLPGPAVPISVGAGDGSAAFDGDRVLLDWNWTTEEAKRSGGPREFRVGDVRSVEWTPSRGLEHGWLRFTLKGATAAAAPKYDPHTLELFGFKKDPLMALVAAAVAVRIPHPAAPAPAPAPEALPLPEARAALAGEPVDHDTLLRRLRELGELHRTGILTAEEFSAAKAAILGRF from the coding sequence ATGGCGGAAATCATCCAGAAGGACGGCACTTGGACCTTCGACGGGGACGCGGTGCGCATCGTGCCGGGCCGCGACAAGGGGGTGGGGCTGCTCCGGCAGCACCTCGGCGAAGTGGTCGTACCGCTGCGGGCCGTCGCGGGGGTCAGTCACGAGCCGGGCCGCAAGGCGGGCCGGCTGCGGCTTCGGCTGCGGGACGGGGCGGACCCGCTGCTGCAGGTGACGGGAGGGCGGCTGCCGGAGCCCTCCGACCCCTATCTCCTGACGGTGGAGCCGGACCGGACCGGGGTCGCGGAGTACTTCGTCGACGAGCTGCGCAACGCCCTGCTGCTGGACCAGGTCGATCCCGGCCCCTCGGACGCCTACCTGCTGCCGGGGCCCGCCGTTCCGATCTCGGTCGGCGCGGGTGACGGGTCGGCGGCCTTCGACGGCGACCGGGTGCTGCTGGACTGGAACTGGACGACGGAGGAGGCGAAGCGTTCCGGCGGACCGCGGGAGTTCCGCGTCGGCGACGTGCGGTCGGTGGAGTGGACGCCGTCCAGGGGGCTGGAGCACGGCTGGCTGCGGTTCACCCTGAAGGGCGCCACGGCGGCGGCCGCGCCCAAGTACGACCCGCACACCCTGGAGCTCTTCGGTTTCAAGAAGGACCCCCTGATGGCGCTGGTCGCGGCGGCCGTGGCGGTGCGGATCCCGCACCCGGCGGCGCCCGCGCCGGCCCCCGCGCCCGAGGCGCTGCCGCTGCCCGAGGCGCGCGCGGCCCTGGCGGGCGAGCCGGTGGACCACGACACCCTGCTGCGACGCCTGCGCGAGCTGGGCGAGCTGCACCGGACGGGCATCCTGACCGCCGAGGAGTTCAGCGCCGCGAAGGCCGCCATTTTGGGTCGTTTCTGA
- the glmS gene encoding glutamine--fructose-6-phosphate transaminase (isomerizing), whose protein sequence is MCGIVGYIGKRDVAPLLLEGLQRLEYRGYDSAGIVVNSPKAAALKMVKAKGRVRELESRVPKRFAGTTGIAHTRWATHGAPSDINSHPHLDPENKVAVVHNGIVDNADELRAKLVADGVVFVSDTDTEVITHLIARSQADSLEEKVREALKVIEGTYGIAVMHADFADRIVVARNGSPVILGIGEKEMLVASDVAALIAHTRQVVTLNDGEMATLKADDFRTYTTSGTKTTSTPETVEWEAASYDMGGHDTYMHKEISEQPDAVDRVLRGRIDDRFNTVHLGGLNLDPREARGIRRVKILGCGTSYHAGLIGAGLIESMARIPADAEPASEFRYRNPVVDPDTLYIAVSQSGETYDVLAAVQELKRKGARVLGVVNVVGSAIAREADGGVYVHAGPEVCVVSTKCFTNTVTAFALLAVHLGRIRDLSVTDGKRIIEGLRKLPAQIQEILEGEEDIKKLAAEYAEAKSMMFIGRVRGYPVALEASLKLKEISYIHAEAYPASELKHGPLALIEPAMPTVAIVPDDDLLEKNRAALEEIKARSGRILAVAHREQEKADHTILVPKNEDELDPILMGIPLQLLAYHTALALGRDIDKPRNLAKSVTVE, encoded by the coding sequence ATGTGCGGAATCGTGGGTTACATCGGCAAGCGCGACGTGGCACCGCTGCTGCTGGAGGGTCTCCAGCGGCTGGAGTACCGGGGCTACGACTCGGCGGGCATCGTCGTCAACAGCCCGAAGGCCGCGGCGCTGAAGATGGTCAAGGCCAAGGGCCGGGTCCGCGAGCTGGAGTCCCGCGTTCCCAAGCGGTTCGCCGGCACCACCGGCATCGCCCACACCCGCTGGGCCACCCACGGCGCCCCGAGCGACATCAACTCGCACCCGCACCTGGACCCCGAGAACAAGGTCGCCGTCGTCCACAACGGCATCGTCGACAACGCCGACGAGCTGCGCGCGAAGCTGGTGGCGGACGGTGTCGTCTTCGTCTCCGACACCGACACCGAGGTGATCACCCACCTGATCGCCCGCTCGCAGGCCGACAGCCTGGAGGAGAAGGTCCGCGAGGCGCTCAAGGTCATCGAGGGCACCTACGGCATCGCCGTGATGCACGCCGACTTCGCCGACCGCATCGTCGTCGCCCGCAACGGCTCGCCCGTCATCCTCGGCATCGGCGAGAAGGAGATGCTCGTCGCCTCCGACGTCGCCGCGCTGATCGCCCACACCCGCCAGGTCGTGACCCTCAACGACGGCGAGATGGCCACCCTCAAGGCCGACGACTTCCGCACCTACACCACCAGCGGTACGAAGACCACCTCCACCCCGGAGACCGTGGAGTGGGAGGCCGCCTCCTACGACATGGGCGGCCACGACACGTACATGCACAAGGAGATCTCCGAGCAGCCCGACGCGGTCGACCGCGTGCTGCGCGGCCGGATCGACGACCGCTTCAACACCGTGCACCTGGGCGGCCTGAACCTCGACCCGCGCGAGGCCCGCGGCATCCGCCGGGTCAAGATCCTGGGCTGCGGCACCTCCTACCACGCGGGCCTGATCGGCGCCGGGCTGATCGAGAGCATGGCCCGGATCCCCGCCGACGCCGAGCCGGCCTCCGAGTTCCGCTACCGCAACCCGGTCGTGGACCCCGACACCCTCTACATCGCCGTCTCCCAGTCCGGTGAGACGTACGACGTGCTCGCGGCCGTGCAGGAGCTCAAGCGCAAGGGCGCCCGCGTCCTCGGCGTGGTCAACGTGGTCGGTTCCGCCATCGCCCGCGAGGCCGACGGCGGCGTGTACGTGCACGCCGGCCCGGAGGTCTGCGTCGTCTCCACCAAGTGCTTCACCAACACGGTCACGGCCTTCGCGCTGCTCGCCGTGCACCTGGGCCGGATCCGGGACCTGTCGGTCACCGACGGCAAGCGGATCATCGAGGGCCTGCGCAAGCTGCCCGCGCAGATCCAGGAGATCCTCGAAGGCGAAGAGGACATCAAGAAGCTGGCGGCCGAGTACGCCGAGGCCAAGTCGATGATGTTCATCGGCCGGGTGCGCGGCTACCCGGTGGCCCTGGAGGCCTCCCTCAAGCTGAAGGAGATCTCCTACATCCACGCCGAGGCCTACCCGGCCTCCGAGCTCAAGCACGGCCCGCTCGCCCTCATCGAGCCCGCCATGCCGACGGTCGCGATCGTCCCCGACGACGACCTGCTGGAGAAGAACCGCGCGGCGCTGGAGGAGATCAAGGCCCGCAGCGGCCGCATCCTCGCGGTCGCCCACCGCGAGCAGGAGAAGGCCGACCACACCATCCTCGTGCCCAAGAACGAGGACGAGCTGGACCCGATCCTGATGGGCATCCCGCTCCAGCTGCTGGCGTACCACACCGCCCTGGCCCTGGGCCGGGACATCGACAAGCCGCGCAACCTGGCGAAGTCGGTCACCGTCGAGTAG